The following are from one region of the Thermodesulfobacteriota bacterium genome:
- a CDS encoding OB-fold domain-containing protein: MSEEKTYNKPLPDFRPETKPYWEATKNHAMVLPRSKETGEFFFYPRAVSPGDDMSEDIEWVEASGKGKVWTYAIHHMGPSKAYKGEPPYVVALIELEEGVKMMSNVIDVDVNDVHVGMEVEVVYDDVTDEVTLPKFKPV, encoded by the coding sequence ATGTCAGAAGAAAAAACATATAATAAACCGCTTCCGGATTTTAGACCGGAAACTAAACCATACTGGGAAGCTACCAAAAACCACGCAATGGTTCTCCCTAGATCAAAAGAGACAGGGGAGTTCTTTTTCTATCCACGCGCGGTATCCCCAGGGGATGATATGTCTGAGGACATAGAGTGGGTAGAGGCAAGTGGAAAGGGTAAAGTGTGGACCTATGCTATTCATCACATGGGCCCATCAAAAGCATACAAAGGCGAGCCCCCATATGTTGTGGCTCTAATTGAGCTTGAAGAAGGGGTTAAAATGATGAGTAACGTCATCGATGTTGATGTTAATGATGTTCATGTGGGAATGGAAGTAGAAGTAGTTTATGACGACGTTACTGATGAAGTAACGCTTCCAAAATTTAAACCTGTTTAA